TTCTGTCAGAATGTTAGATAAAATTCAGATAATTTTACCTATGTCATTAATATAATACTCGCCCAAATCAATTTCAATCACTTGCTCAATAAGTTTGAAAAACTTCCAGTTAGTTCCAGTGGTGATGGTTCCATAAAAATAATCATTTCTGCACGGGATTTTTCTGTATTACTTGCAAGAGCTAAAGGTGCATTTTCCCGCAATATTTATTTCTGCAAGAAATGGTGGAGAATCTACTTTATGTACAAATGCAAATATATCAGTTTTATCAGAAATGGTTAAGCTAAAGGTTTTCCTAACTCTATCTAAAGTAAAGTCACTGTATGACACTTTAGTTGATGCTGGAAATAATTGAAACAGCAAAGTTGTGCCAACTATTGTTAGTTAATAACTGGCACAATCAGCATCTAAAATATTGTCTACTTTTAACTAGAGAAGCCAGCAAAAAAATCAATAGTTTCTTTCAATGCTTTGATGAAAATATCAATTTCTTCGCGGGTGTTGTAGAAAGATAGACTTGCTCGTGCGGTTGCAGCAAGACCTAAGTAACGGTGTAATGGTTGAGTGCAGTGGTGTCCAGAACGGATTGCAACGCCTTCTTGATCTAATAATGTAGATAAGTCATTGGCGTGGACTTCTCCGGCGGTGAACGACGCAAGAGCGGCTCTCCCTTCTCCTGTCGGAGACGCTACGCGAACACCTTTTGCATTTGGTTTGGGGCGNTAAATTCTAATTTGGGGAATTTGCTCTAATTGTTGGAACAAATAAGCTGTTAATTCTGCTTCGTAGGCGTGAATTTTATCCATGCCGATACTGCTAAGATAATCTATTGCAGCACCAAGTGCGATCGCTTCTCCAATTGCAGGTGTACCAGCTTCAAATTTATGCGGTAATTCTGCGTATGTGGAATGGTCTAAATACACCTCTGCTATCATCTCACCACCACCAAAAAATGGTGGCATTGATTCTAACAATTGCAACTTGCCATACAGAAATCCTATCCCAGTAGGGGCGCACATTTTATGACCAGAAGCTACCAACCAATCACAATCTATTTTCTGTACATCAATGGGGTAGTGAGGAACACTTTGGCAAGCATCAACTAAAAATTTAGCACCATATTTGTGAGCGATCGCACCAATTTCTTCCACTGGGTTAATGCAACCCAAAGTATTAGAAATATGCACCACCGACACCAACTTTGTTTTGTCGGAAATCAGCTTTTTATACTGTGACAAATCAAAAGTCTCTTCAGGTGTCAGTTCCACGAATTTCAGTACTGCACCCGTTTTTTGTGCTACCAATTGCCAAGGCACAATATTACTGTGGTGTTCCATCACCGACAGAATAATCTCATCTCCCGGCTGCAAATTATTCATTCCCCAGCTGTAGGCTACTAGGTTAATCGCCTCAGTTGCGTTGCGGGTGTAGACGATTTCCTGACGCGATGCAGCATTAATGAATTTGGCAACTTTATCTCTAGCGCCTTCATAAGCATCAGTAGCTTTAGCACTCAGGGAATGGGCACCTCGATGCACGTTAGCATTATAGTGTTCGTAATAATCCCGCAGGGTATTTAACACCAACAAAGGCTTTTGCGATGTCGCAGCATTATCGAGATAAACCAAGGGTTTCTCATTGACTTCCTGATGCAATATCGGGAAGTCAGCGCGAACTTTATCAGCAAGGGTTTTGGTAGAGGTAAAAGTCATTGGTAGATTAGTTATTACTCATTAGTCAGGGACTTGAGATTATTCACTGTGTTTAAAAGGATTTCTCGCAGAGAAGGAACTGGTATTTTGTTGATAACTTCAGCAGCGAAGGCGTTAATTAACAACTTCCGAGCATCGTTTTCATCAATTCCCCGACTTTGCAGATAGAATATTTCGTCATCTTCCAATTGGCTAACAGTAGCACCGTGAGCGCATTTGACATTATCCGCAGTAATTTCCAATTGGGGTTTGGTATCAACTCTGGCTTTAGATGATAGCAGCAAATTGCGATTCAACTGGGCTGCATTTGTTAACTGCGCTGGTTTGGGTACAAAAACTTTACCATTGAAGACTGCATGAGCGCGATCGCCTACAATACATTTATGCAATTGGTCACTTGTACCGTGGGGATAGTTGAGTGCGATCGCACTGTGAGTATCAGACAACTGCTTACCAGAAATTATCGTCAAACCATTGAGAGTAGTTTGTGTCTGCTCACCAGTTTGCAAAATTTCTAAATTGTGCCGTGACAACTTCGCACCTAAAGTTATGGCGTGACTTGTATATCGACTATCACGAGCTTGGATTACAGCAGTCTTACCTATATGAAAATCGGCCAGATGTTCGCGTTGAATCCGAGTGTGATTTACCTGAGCATTCTCTCCCAGCCAAATTTCCGTTACTGCGTTAGTAAAGCCAACAAATTCTGGTGTGGTATTCTCTACAAAATCGCCTACAAGACCTGAAGGAGTTGTATACTCTTCAACTAAAGTAAGACTACTTCCAGCCTCAGCTACTACCAAACAACGCGGTAGAGAAAAAATTGAAGGTTCAGCCACAGTTACGAACTGTAAATGAATTGGCGTTTCCAGTTCCACATTTTTGGAAACCCACACTACCGCTACATCGTTTATGCCAGCAGTATTGAGCGCGGTAAATACTTCCTGCGCTCCTTCTGTTTGAGCTAAATACTGTTTTAAATGCTCACGATTATCCGCAGACAAGCTAGCTAAATTACTCACCTTAACGCCAGGTGGTAAGTTGGCAATTGCAGATAAAGCAGGTGCAAATTTGCCATTAACAAACACTAAACGACTTTTTAGGGCTTCTGGCAGCGATAAAGGTGTACCCTCTGCATTGGATATCTCGCCTGGCTGAAAATTAAATTGAATTTGCCGCAAAGACGACAAATCAGTAAATCGCCATTCTTCCTCGCGGGTGGTGGGAATAGTCGAGTGGCGTACCCAATTTGCAGCACTTTGGCGTAATTCCTGCAACCAACCTTCTGTTTTAGTTGCTGTTACTTGATTTAACAACCCAGTCAGATAATCATCTCTATCTAGCAGAGTTGATGTCAAACTGACTACATTGGAATTAGGAATAGGACTAGGAGATACTTGAATACTCATTACACACCCACCTCAGCAGCTGCAAATTCTGCCAGCACCCAGTCATAACCGCGAGACTCTAATTCCAGCGCCAGTTCCTTACCACCACTAGTAATAATCTGTCCTTGTGCCATCACATGGACAAAATCAGGCACAATATAATCGAGTAATCGTTGATAGTGAGTAATCAAAATTGTCGAATTGTCTGGACTTGCCAATTGATTTACCCCATTCGCCACAATTCTGAGCGCATCAATATCCAAACCCGAATCAGTCTCATCCAAAATTCCTAACTTTGGTTCCAGCAGCGCCATTTGCAGAATTTCATTCCGCTTCTTCTCACCACCAGAAAACCCTTCATTCAAACTCCGACTGAGAAAACTGGCATTCATCTTCACCACATCCAGCTTTTCCTCAATCAAATCGTCAAAATCAAAAGCGTCTATTTCCTCTAAACCTTGCGCCTTGCGACGAGAATTGTACGCCACCCGCAAGAAATCCAAATTGCTCACACCCGGAATTTCTAACGGATACTGAAACGCCAAAAATACACCACTTCTAGCGCGTTCTTCCGGCTCCAACTCCAGTAAATTCTGCCCCTGAAAAATTACCTCACCGCCAGTCACCTCATACGCCGGATGCCCAGCCAACACCTTAGAAAAAGTACTCTTACCAGAACCATTCGGCCCCATGATCGCATGAATTTCACCCGATCGCACATCCAGATTCACACCCTTCAGAATCGGTGTTCCATCAACATTAGCCGTCAGATTCCTAACTGACAGCACAACTTCACTATTTTCAATAATCATCTTCTCTCCCTTCTCTGCGCTCTCTGCGCCTCTGCGGTTCGTCATTCTTCCAAAAGATAAACACAGAACGCCGATGTATCTGTGTTTATCTTATTTATCCAACACTGCCTTCCAACTTCAAACTCAACAACTTATCAGCTTCCACAGCAAACTCCATCGGTAGCTGATTAAAAACATCCTTACAGAAGCCGCTAACCATCATCGAAATGGCATCTTCTGCTGAAATACCCCGTTGAGCAAAGTAGAAAAGTTGATCTTCCCCAATCTTAGAAGTAGAAGCTTCATGCTCCACCTTCCCAGTATTATTTTGCACCTGGATATAAGGGAAAGTATTAGCATGGGCATTATCCCCAATCAGCATCGAGTCGCACTGGGAATAATTTCTCGCGCCTTTAGCCGTCGGATTAACTTTCACTAAACCCCGATAGCTATTACTAGAATTACCTGCGGAGATTCCTTTAGAAATAATTGTACTGCGGGTATTTTTACCTACGTGAATCATCTTTGTACCCGTATCGGCTTGCTGCATATTATTTGTCAGCGCCACCGAGTAAAACTCACCTACAGAGTTATCACCCACCAAAACACAGCTAGGATATTTCCAAGTAATTGCCGAACCTGTTTCTACTTGAGTCCAGGAAATCTTGGAATTTACGCCCTGACACAAACCGCGCTTGGTGACAAAGTTGTAAATACCGCCTTTACCGTTAGCATCTCCCGCGTACCAGTTTTGGACGGTGGAGTATTTAATTTCGGCGTTGTCGAGGGCGACGAGTTCCACAACGGCGGCGTGCAGCTGGTTGCTGTCATACATCGGTGCGGTGCAACCTTCGAGGTAAGAAACATAACTACCTTCTTCGGCGACAATCAAAGTCCGCTCAAATTGCCCCGTATCACCAGAGTTGATGCGGAAGTAGGTAGACAGTTCCATTGGGCATTTCACGCCTTTAGGAATGTAGACAAAAGAACCATCGCTAAATACGGCGGCGTTCAAGGCGGCAAAATAATTGTCAGCGATGGGAACAACGCTACCCAAATATTTTTTGATTAATTCTGGGTGTTCTTGCAACGCTTCCGAAAACGAGCAGAAAATAACGCCATCTTCCGCTAGCTTTTCTTTAAATGTAGTGGCGACAGAAACGCTATCGAAAATTGCATCAACGGCGACATTTGCCAGTCGCTTCTGTTCAGATAGGGAAATGCCTAGTTTCTCAAAGGTTTCTAAAAGGGTTGGATCAACTTCATCCAGACTGTTGAGTTTTTCTTTCTTGCGTTTCGGCGCTGAGTAGTAAATGATATCCTGATAATTTATGGGCGGATACTTGACATTCGGCCAAGTTGGTTCCGTCATTTTTTGCCACTGGCGATAAGCTCTGAGGCGAAAGTCCAGCATGAACTGCGGCTCGTTCTTCTTAGAAGAGATCAAGCGGATAACGTCCTCGTCTAGTCCACGCGGAATAGTGTCGGCTTCAATATCTGTAATAAAGCCGTACTTGTAGGGTTGGTTGACTAAGGTTTTGACAGTGGCACTCATCAGTAATAATCTCTCGTGTTCGGAACTCTTTTAGGATGGGAGACGGGCTGCGGCTAACCGATTCCCATCTCCCGTTACGGAATGGTTACACGCCTGCTAGAATAGTGGTGGAGAGTAAAACAACAGCTATGTTGTTTAATCTATCTTAATTTTACGCTAAATTAACAACAACAATGTTGTCAAAGTCAAATTTTCAAATAAATTTTTGGGACGTTCGCTGAACGTTTCGCACCAAATGAAGATGGCGACTACCCACCAGTCCTCAACCAAGCAAGATATTCTTGAGTATCTGCACAAACACGAAAAAGCAACGGCTTTGGAGCTAGCTGAAGTTTTAGACGTTACCCCCCAAGCGATTCGTCGCCATCTTAAAGATTTGGAGACGGAAGGGCTAGTTTTGTATTCTACATCAGTGCAGGCGGCGGGGATGGGGCGGCCGCAGCACCTTTATGAATTGAGTCGTCAAGGACGCGATCGCTTGCATCGAACAATGAGCGATCGCTTTGGTGATGCAAGCGGAAATTTTGCGGTTTCGCTGCTAGACACCTTAGCCGAAACGGTAGGACACGACCAATTTAAATCGATTTTAGAGAAACAGTGGCAGCGCAAAGCTAAAGAATACCGTGATCGCGTGGGTAACGGTTCACTGCGAGAACGTGTAGCCAACTTAGTAGAGTTAAGAAAAGCGGAAGGCTTCATGGCGGAGTATCACG
This portion of the Nostoc sp. GT001 genome encodes:
- a CDS encoding SufS family cysteine desulfurase, producing the protein MTFTSTKTLADKVRADFPILHQEVNEKPLVYLDNAATSQKPLLVLNTLRDYYEHYNANVHRGAHSLSAKATDAYEGARDKVAKFINAASRQEIVYTRNATEAINLVAYSWGMNNLQPGDEIILSVMEHHSNIVPWQLVAQKTGAVLKFVELTPEETFDLSQYKKLISDKTKLVSVVHISNTLGCINPVEEIGAIAHKYGAKFLVDACQSVPHYPIDVQKIDCDWLVASGHKMCAPTGIGFLYGKLQLLESMPPFFGGGEMIAEVYLDHSTYAELPHKFEAGTPAIGEAIALGAAIDYLSSIGMDKIHAYEAELTAYLFQQLEQIPQIRIXRPKPNAKGVRVASPTGEGRAALASFTAGEVHANDLSTLLDQEGVAIRSGHHCTQPLHRYLGLAATARASLSFYNTREEIDIFIKALKETIDFFAGFSS
- the sufD gene encoding Fe-S cluster assembly protein SufD → MSIQVSPSPIPNSNVVSLTSTLLDRDDYLTGLLNQVTATKTEGWLQELRQSAANWVRHSTIPTTREEEWRFTDLSSLRQIQFNFQPGEISNAEGTPLSLPEALKSRLVFVNGKFAPALSAIANLPPGVKVSNLASLSADNREHLKQYLAQTEGAQEVFTALNTAGINDVAVVWVSKNVELETPIHLQFVTVAEPSIFSLPRCLVVAEAGSSLTLVEEYTTPSGLVGDFVENTTPEFVGFTNAVTEIWLGENAQVNHTRIQREHLADFHIGKTAVIQARDSRYTSHAITLGAKLSRHNLEILQTGEQTQTTLNGLTIISGKQLSDTHSAIALNYPHGTSDQLHKCIVGDRAHAVFNGKVFVPKPAQLTNAAQLNRNLLLSSKARVDTKPQLEITADNVKCAHGATVSQLEDDEIFYLQSRGIDENDARKLLINAFAAEVINKIPVPSLREILLNTVNNLKSLTNE
- the sufC gene encoding Fe-S cluster assembly ATPase SufC, translated to MIIENSEVVLSVRNLTANVDGTPILKGVNLDVRSGEIHAIMGPNGSGKSTFSKVLAGHPAYEVTGGEVIFQGQNLLELEPEERARSGVFLAFQYPLEIPGVSNLDFLRVAYNSRRKAQGLEEIDAFDFDDLIEEKLDVVKMNASFLSRSLNEGFSGGEKKRNEILQMALLEPKLGILDETDSGLDIDALRIVANGVNQLASPDNSTILITHYQRLLDYIVPDFVHVMAQGQIITSGGKELALELESRGYDWVLAEFAAAEVGV
- the sufB gene encoding Fe-S cluster assembly protein SufB; translation: MSATVKTLVNQPYKYGFITDIEADTIPRGLDEDVIRLISSKKNEPQFMLDFRLRAYRQWQKMTEPTWPNVKYPPINYQDIIYYSAPKRKKEKLNSLDEVDPTLLETFEKLGISLSEQKRLANVAVDAIFDSVSVATTFKEKLAEDGVIFCSFSEALQEHPELIKKYLGSVVPIADNYFAALNAAVFSDGSFVYIPKGVKCPMELSTYFRINSGDTGQFERTLIVAEEGSYVSYLEGCTAPMYDSNQLHAAVVELVALDNAEIKYSTVQNWYAGDANGKGGIYNFVTKRGLCQGVNSKISWTQVETGSAITWKYPSCVLVGDNSVGEFYSVALTNNMQQADTGTKMIHVGKNTRSTIISKGISAGNSSNSYRGLVKVNPTAKGARNYSQCDSMLIGDNAHANTFPYIQVQNNTGKVEHEASTSKIGEDQLFYFAQRGISAEDAISMMVSGFCKDVFNQLPMEFAVEADKLLSLKLEGSVG
- the sufR gene encoding iron-sulfur cluster biosynthesis transcriptional regulator SufR produces the protein MATTHQSSTKQDILEYLHKHEKATALELAEVLDVTPQAIRRHLKDLETEGLVLYSTSVQAAGMGRPQHLYELSRQGRDRLHRTMSDRFGDASGNFAVSLLDTLAETVGHDQFKSILEKQWQRKAKEYRDRVGNGSLRERVANLVELRKAEGFMAEYHAVDVNDSFECDRFILMEHNCAISNVAESFPSICGHELEMFAAVLPDCTVERTHWIIDGEHRCGYLVQIRQ